AGGGGTTTTCTTTATGGTATTTACAATATCATCTATGATGGTTCGTTTCTTTGCAGGTAAGATATCTGACCAAAAAGGGCGTGTGTTGGTGATAAAATTAGGCTTAGTTTTATTGATTATTGCATTGGTACTTTTGGCTTCTATTGATGCAAAAATAGGGTTGATTTTAGGGGGGGTGATGTATGGAATTTCGACCGGAATTCTTTCTCCAGCGCTTAATGCATGGACGATAGATTTTAGTAAACCCGAAGAACGTGGCAAGGCAATGGCAACTATGTATATTGCGATGGAAGCGGGGATAGGTTTTGGAGCATTGTGTGCTGGTTGGTATTTTCAGGATTATATTGCCCGTATTCCGATGGTGATTTATGTTTCGGCAGCGATTTGTTTTTTGGGAACAATATATATGTTAAAGTTTAAAAATACGCCACACACCATTTAATAAAATAGAATGAAGACAGCATTATACGAATTTATAGCACAGCAGATTGAGGAAAAAATAAACTATCTGAATGGTTTGATTGAGGATTTGCGCATATCGAACAACGATACCAAAAGTAGTATGGGCGATAAATACGAAACATCGCGCGAAATGATGCAACAAGAAATTACACGTATTCAGAATCAGTTGAATGAAGTCTTGATTCAACAAGAGGTTTTTTCTACTTTAAAAGTGATTGAGAATACAACCATTTCTCGAGGCAGTTATGTAGAAACAACAATGGGTAATTTTTGTATTTCGGTTAGTTTTGGCGAAATTGTTTTTGAGAATAAAAAGATATTTGTGTTGTCAACCCATACACCTTTGGCTAAAATATTAGTTGGTAAATCCGAAAATGATACGTTCGAGATGAATGGCAGATTGTTTAAGATTACGAAAGTGGAGTAGCAATTCTGATGAATAAATAGTTTGAAAAGCGACCAAGTTGGTCGCTTTTTTTGTTTTTTTTAGGGATTGGAACAGTTACGCCTACTGCAAAATTGGATGTACAAGGTAATGCACGTATTGCAATTATGGAAAATGCTTCAGCGACATCTAAACCTGTGTATTGGGATCAGACTACAAAAACTTTAGAAGCCTTTAATGGTACAGTTAAACCTTTTACTACTTATAAATATACTATTAGCTTAAAAGATTCGGACTGGATTAGTGATCTTAATCTTAATATTTCTACTACGGATTATACAGTTATTGTAACTTCAGCACAATTTAGATTATTAAATGATGCACAAAGTTCAAGTAAAGCAATGGGGGGAGTTAGTTTAAACAATCAATCAATTAATACTGTTTCAAGTGCTTTTAATGATGCTGGATCTGCTAAAACAGAATTTGGTAAATTAACAGTTGCTGATAAAGATGTACATACTTTCCAAAAAGATGGAACATGGAGAATTTATGCAGATTATAAAGACGCAGCACCTGTTTCGAAAACTACCTACGAATGGGGTTTTGATATATTGGTTATTAACAACTCTATGGTTAAAGTAGGAACTGCACAAACTGGAGCTATCATATAAGGTGGATTTTTAAATATTCCAAAACCATCTGATTTGTAAACTAATAGGTAATTTTATAGTTCTAAAAATATCTCAATCCATAGGTTGAGATATTTTGTTTTATGCAAGTTGTAAATTCTATTATTGATACGTTTCACATTTTCGATAGGCTAATATTTTATCAATTCGGTTGCCATCTTTGTCTACAATCTCGAGTGTTAAATCATCTACTTCTACTTTATCTCCTACATTTGGAATGGTTTCGTATTTATCTAAAAAGATTCCGGCAACAGTTACATAGCGGTTTTCAATTTCTTCGTCTATATCAATTTCAAAGAATTTTTCGAATTCATAAATCGAAAATTGTCCATCAATTAGCCATGTGCCATCTTCGCGCTCTACGATTTCATAATCTTCGTTTTGGCTTTCTGGCGTATCTCCTACCAACTCATCTAAAATATCATTTATAGTAACTATTCCTGCAGTCGTACCATATTCATCTAAAATAATTGCAAAATGTGCTTGCGAGTTCTGTAACATTTCCAATAAAGGATAACTAAACGAATTTTCGTTGACAAATATAGGCTTGTGTATGTATTTTTTTAGGGTAAAATCTTCTTTACTTACGCCAAACATATCCTTTAATTTTAAGATACCAACGATTTCGTCTAAGTTATTATTCTTGGTAACAGGATAAGCAGAATATTTGTTTTTCTTGACTTTAGCACGTGCTTTTTCGTAATCGTCTGAAATGTCCAATGAGGCAATTTCCGAACGATGTGTAGCCAATGTGTTCACCCGTCGATCTCCCAATTCGAATACACGTTCTAAGATTTCGTGTTCTTTTTCCTGTATTTCACCACCTTCTGTACTTTCTTTGATAATGCTTTTAATTTCTTCTTCTGTCACCACTTCACTACCATCATCTTTAATACCGAAGAGTTTCAAGAAAAAATCATTTGTAGCCGTAAGTAACCAAACAAAAGGTGAGGTGATAGCAGATAACCATTTCATTGGTTTAGAAACGATGGTTGAAACGGTTTCGGGAAACTTCATTCCCAATCGTTTTGGTAATAATTCGCCAAAGACAATCGAAAAATAGGTAATAATTACCACCATAATAATTGGAGAAAGAGTTTTGGCATAGGGTGCAAGAAAGGTAATATTCGTTAGAAAACTCGTTAAATCTGCCGTTAATTTGTCACCAGAAAAAACCCCTAATAATATACCGATTAAGGTAATTCCGATTTGTACAGTCGAAAGAAATTTGTTTGGATTTTCAGCCAATTCCAAAGCAGTTTTTGCACCAGAACTTCCTTTCTTCATTTGATTTTCTAACTTAAATTTTCTTGATGAAACAAGAGCCATTTCTGACATTGAAAAAATTCCGT
This portion of the Empedobacter stercoris genome encodes:
- a CDS encoding hemolysin family protein codes for the protein MEIIIIIVLILLNGIFSMSEMALVSSRKFKLENQMKKGSSGAKTALELAENPNKFLSTVQIGITLIGILLGVFSGDKLTADLTSFLTNITFLAPYAKTLSPIIMVVIITYFSIVFGELLPKRLGMKFPETVSTIVSKPMKWLSAITSPFVWLLTATNDFFLKLFGIKDDGSEVVTEEEIKSIIKESTEGGEIQEKEHEILERVFELGDRRVNTLATHRSEIASLDISDDYEKARAKVKKNKYSAYPVTKNNNLDEIVGILKLKDMFGVSKEDFTLKKYIHKPIFVNENSFSYPLLEMLQNSQAHFAIILDEYGTTAGIVTINDILDELVGDTPESQNEDYEIVEREDGTWLIDGQFSIYEFEKFFEIDIDEEIENRYVTVAGIFLDKYETIPNVGDKVEVDDLTLEIVDKDGNRIDKILAYRKCETYQ